The proteins below come from a single Miscanthus floridulus cultivar M001 chromosome 1, ASM1932011v1, whole genome shotgun sequence genomic window:
- the LOC136536175 gene encoding uncharacterized protein: MQALVIIPEQRNHHHRHPGPRSKSSGPHFSSPPTSRGFRGMNCRSFHSGGCVGVLPSPPPPPARTYSSPEPKTPKQQPCHGAKRNRPVSISPSTSPPTHSELWAGPAFSNSPPPSSLPIPKFSLRQKRSISLELPPVERSDDVEVRLHAKSAPSSPVEGSGYDFFNDDAIASAIATENLRRILQLDITDH; this comes from the coding sequence ATGCAGGCTCTAGTGATTATCCCGGAGCAGCGCAATCACCATCACCGCCACCCTGGTCCCCGTAGCAAGTCATCGGGTCCACACTTTTCATCACCGCCTACCTCTCGCGGCTTCCGTGGAATGAACTGCCGGTCATTCCACTCTGGTGGCTGCGTTGGTGTTCTCCCTTCCCCACCACCTCCGCCTGCCCGCACCTACTCATCCCCGGAGCCCAAGACACCCAAGCAGCAGCCATGCCATGGTGCCAAGCGAAACCGGCCCGTTTCCATAAGCCCCTCCACATCTCCTCCCACCCATTCTGAGCTGTGGGCGGGCCCAGCATTCTCCAACTCACCACCACCCAGTTCGCTTCCCATCCCCAAATTCTCCCTCCGCCAGAAGCGCAGCATCTCTCTCGAGCTGCCACCAGTTGAGCGCTCTGATGATGTGGAGGTCAGACTGCATGCTAAATCAGCACCTTCATCCCCGGTTGAGGGATCAGGGTATGACTTCTTCAATGATGATGCAATTGCTAGTGCTATAGCAACGGAGAATCTGAGGAGGATTCTCCAGTTGGATATCACTGATCATTGA